The genomic DNA AGTGGGCCGGGAAACCTGCTTGGATCAAGCGCTCGCGGACGACCTCGCCGATGCCCCCGCCGTCCGAGACCACCAAAATTTCACGGTTCGGAGCCAGGGTGACGTGGGAATGGCTCTGGGTGGAAACCAGCTCGACACCGAAGCGGCCGATCGCGGCCGCCGGCGCCGGCGCGGGTTCCACCGCCACCGGGATTTCGGCGGTTCGTGGCGGCGGGGACGTCGGCGTGGACGGCGCCGGCTCACCGGCGGAAACCGCCGGCGAGCCTTCAAGACCGGCGCCGCTACGCATGAAACTTATGATCTGCCCGATGGTTTGCAGAGCCACCAATTGCTCGATCCCGACCTCCGGCAAATGGGCGGCCCGGTCTTTGATCGCGCTGAAGATCTCGACCCGCTTGATCGAGTCGATGCCGAGGTCGGCCTCGAGGTGCATGTCGGCGCCCAGCATCTCGGTCGGGTAGCCGGTCTTCTCGGACACCACCTCGTAGAGCAAGGCGGTGAGAGAGGCGGCCGCCTCCTCCAAAACTTCCGCTGGGGGCGGCGCCACGCCCGCCGAGGCGGCGGGGATTTCCGGGGCGATCGGAGTCTCCGCCGGCGGCGGGCTGGCCGGCGCGACTGCCGGCCCCTTTTCCATGAACTCGATGATTTGGCCCATGGTCTGCAGGGCCACCAGCTGCTCGATGCCGACTTCGGGCAGATGGGGAACCCGGTCGCGGATCGTGCTGAAAATCTCGACTCGCTTGATCGAGTCGATGCCGAGGTCGGCCTCGAGGTGCATGTCGGCGCCGAGCATCTCCGTCGGGTAGCCGGTCTTTTCCGACACCACCTGGTAGAGCAAGCCCTTCAAGGCCGTCAGCTCTTGAGCGCTGGGCCGCGGCAGCTCGGTCGGCTTCGCCGGCGCTTCTTCCTGAGCTTTGAGGACCGTCAAGACTGGGGCTGAGACCGGAGCCTTGGGCCCGGTGCGGAAGGATGGCGCCGCCGGCATCGGCCGCGGAGCGTCGGCTTCGGCGCCGGCCGCCAAAGCCACCGGAATGGGCATTTCAGCCGGCTTCGGCAGGACGTGGACATTGTCGCGAGCCGCCGTCTCCGGAACCGGATATTTTTTCTTGTGGGTCGAGGAGTCGAGCAGGATCGTGGTCGGCGTCATTTCGAAGCCCTCGAGCGCGGCCAGCTCCCGATCGTCCAGCCGTTGCCAAGCCAATTCGAGACCGGCCGCAGCCAGCTTAGCCAGGCCGTGGGTCAAGGCGACCATGCCTTCCTGGCCCTTCTGGTCGAAGGACAGCGAAAGGATCTCCTCGCCGGGCAAACACTCCTCGACCAAGCGCGACAAAGTCGAGCCGGGGCCGACCTCGAGAAAAACGTTGGCGCCGGCGCGGCGCATGGCCCCGACTTCTTCGCAGAACCGAACCGGATTGGCCAAGTGATCGGCCAAGCGCCGGCGAATCGAGGCGAGATCCTCGGGATAAGGCTCGGCGCCCTGGTTCGAGTAAACCGGCAGGCTCGGCGGCCTCATCTCCGATTTCTGCAAGAAGTCCCCGAAGCTCTTGGCGGCTCCGCTGACCAAGGGCGAGTGAAAGGCCGTGCTGACGTTGAGCCGAGTCACCTTGACGCCGGCCGCCTCGAGCAAGGCTTGAACCCGGTGAATCTCGCCTTCCTCGCCCGACAGGATTTGCTGCCGGGGAGCGTTGAGGTTGGCGAGGATCGCCGAGCTTTGCCATTCCTCGAGCCGCCGCTTCAAGGCCTCGGTCTCTTCGGCCACCGCCAGCATCGCGCCGCGGCTCTCACTGGCCTGGGCCATCGCCTCGCCCCGGTGGCGGGCGGCGCTGAGGAAGCCCGCCAAGTCGAAGACGCCGGCGGCGTAGAGCGCGGTCAGCTCGCCGAAGCTGTGGCCGCCCATCATGTCCGGCTTCACCCCCAGCCCGACCAGAGCCTGATAAAGCGCGGCCGAGGTCGCGCCGATCGCCGGCTGGGCCCATTCAGTGGCGGTGAGCCGGGCCCGCTGCCGCTGGCGGGCCTCTTCCGAAAAGACCGGCCGCGGAAAGACCACTTCGCTCAAGCGAGCGTTCCAGCCTTGGGTCAGAGCATCGATCCGATCCCAGAAGCGGCCGACCTCCTCGAGGTGCATCGCCCAATCCCCGCCCATGCCCAGGGATTGGCTGCCTTGGCCGGAGAAAAGCATCGCGACCTTGGCCGGCTTGAAGCCCGGCCGGAAATAGATCCCCTGAGGCGGCAGCCAGAGCGCGGCCTCGCTCTTCTCCAAATGGCCGATGGCTTGATCGAGCCGGGCCCTCAGCTCGGCCTGGCTCCTCGCCACCACTGCGAGACGAAAATCCTCGCCGGCCCGAAAATCCCGGTGGCTGGCCTTGGCGGTGGCGAACAAGGAGGCGCCGGCCTCGACTTGAGCCCGCAGCGCCCGAAGCGTCTCCAGCAGCCCGGCCCGGCTGCCGGCCGAAGCCAAGACGGCCTCGGCGCCGTGGCGATCGAGGCGGGGCGGCCGATGCTCCCCGCGATACTCTTCGAGGGTCAGGTGATAATTGGTCCCGCCAAAACCGAAGGAGCTGAGCGAGGCCCGGCGCGGATGGTCGGCCCCGTGAATCCAGGGCCTCGACTCGCTGTTGATGTAAAGGGGTCCCCTTTCCCAATCGATGGCCGGGGTCGGCTCCTCGACATTGATCGTCGGAGGCAGGACCTTGTGATGGAGAGCGAGAATTGCCTTGATCAAGCTGGCCGCTCCGGCCGCTCCGGCGGTGTGGCCGATCTGGGACTTCACCGAACCGATGGCGCACCAGCCGGGATCGGCCCGCCCCGATTCCGAGAACACTTCGCTGAGCGCCTTGAGCTCGGCGGCGTCGCCGGCCCGCGTTC from bacterium includes the following:
- a CDS encoding SDR family NAD(P)-dependent oxidoreductase, giving the protein MKRAPLEPIAVVGLSCIYPGSIDVERFFENLKRGKDLIGDIPRSHWLIEDFYDADPRAPEKVYAKKGGIIPEVAFDYMKFGMPPNVLQSTDSGQLLALVAAKMLFDNAFGEEFHSLDRERVSVILGYSMAAPHLIELAVTQAIPLWVKAMKEAGLSDEQIAKVNAGRLKYSPPMQENSFPGVLQNVVAGRIANRFDLHGTNCVIDAACASSLSAINLAMRELWTGDSDLVVTGGVQTTSTPMVYMCFCKTGALSFGGVSRPFDARCDGMMMGEGLGLVALRRLSDAERDGNKIYAVLRGLGTSSDGRGKSIYAPEPEGQKRALRRCYQHAGYGPETVGLVEAHGTGTRAGDAAELKALSEVFSESGRADPGWCAIGSVKSQIGHTAGAAGAASLIKAILALHHKVLPPTINVEEPTPAIDWERGPLYINSESRPWIHGADHPRRASLSSFGFGGTNYHLTLEEYRGEHRPPRLDRHGAEAVLASAGSRAGLLETLRALRAQVEAGASLFATAKASHRDFRAGEDFRLAVVARSQAELRARLDQAIGHLEKSEAALWLPPQGIYFRPGFKPAKVAMLFSGQGSQSLGMGGDWAMHLEEVGRFWDRIDALTQGWNARLSEVVFPRPVFSEEARQRQRARLTATEWAQPAIGATSAALYQALVGLGVKPDMMGGHSFGELTALYAAGVFDLAGFLSAARHRGEAMAQASESRGAMLAVAEETEALKRRLEEWQSSAILANLNAPRQQILSGEEGEIHRVQALLEAAGVKVTRLNVSTAFHSPLVSGAAKSFGDFLQKSEMRPPSLPVYSNQGAEPYPEDLASIRRRLADHLANPVRFCEEVGAMRRAGANVFLEVGPGSTLSRLVEECLPGEEILSLSFDQKGQEGMVALTHGLAKLAAAGLELAWQRLDDRELAALEGFEMTPTTILLDSSTHKKKYPVPETAARDNVHVLPKPAEMPIPVALAAGAEADAPRPMPAAPSFRTGPKAPVSAPVLTVLKAQEEAPAKPTELPRPSAQELTALKGLLYQVVSEKTGYPTEMLGADMHLEADLGIDSIKRVEIFSTIRDRVPHLPEVGIEQLVALQTMGQIIEFMEKGPAVAPASPPPAETPIAPEIPAASAGVAPPPAEVLEEAAASLTALLYEVVSEKTGYPTEMLGADMHLEADLGIDSIKRVEIFSAIKDRAAHLPEVGIEQLVALQTIGQIISFMRSGAGLEGSPAVSAGEPAPSTPTSPPPRTAEIPVAVEPAPAPAAAIGRFGVELVSTQSHSHVTLAPNREILVVSDGGGIGEVVRERLIQAGFPAHLVEGEDQIDEQGAWGGLIYMGGLRSAPNFYSAAKINKEAFRIAKKVGPALRDAAAKGGAWFVTVQDTGGHFGFQGLDPISAAKGGLAGLAKTLAREWSGVYCKAIDLPIASISPETAASEILQEIFQGGGEVEIGLPLDGRRLTVVPREQNEVSGLPLALDQNSVLVASGGARGVTAACIIELAKKYRLKIVLFGRSQVPEVEPEAYRSISDEAGLKKALFQKAQAEGKAITPAELETETRLILNAREVRQTLKALREAGSEVKYFPCDILESRLIRTEGPSWTWQAGNLVRSALAEVRQEWGPITALIHGAGVIADKRIEDKTQGQFDLVFDTKVLGFSELLSALDKEPLKLIVAFSSVAARFGNAGQCDYAMGNEVINKMAQAEKRKRAGQCVVKSINWGAWEGGMVKPALSAEFKRRGISLIPLDVGAKAFVRELASSDANPVEVILGAPL